One Malus domestica chromosome 11, GDT2T_hap1 genomic region harbors:
- the LOC103447080 gene encoding accelerated cell death 11-like — MERVVVRKDERIMTRLADEFEQLAAQLNSPAPITMEIGKFTQACRLVSPLIRHLGVASKFADIEYSAKVSVIEKAGKSVNTLEDSLDREIQQNTFKPHNSASRSLIRVRRSLEMLKIIFEQTMASSEKSIMDPVKTAYNQVLYPYHGWALRKTFVGALHTLPTKSLFFKRVKLDEASAFVQMQRTVTALAPLIHYIDNLFHSRESTQELLRLI; from the exons ATGGAAAGGGTAGTGgtaaggaaagatgagagaattaTGACAAGGCTGGCAGATGAGTTCGAACAACTGGCCGCTCAGCTGAACTCTCCGGCACCGATCACCATGGAAATTGGCAAGTTCACCCAAGCCTGTCGTCTCGTTTCTCCTCTCATTCGACACCTAGGCGTCGCTTCGAAGTTCGCCGACATAGAGTACTCTGCTAAG GTTAGTGTGATTGAAAAGGCAGGAAAGTCAGTTAATACCCTAGAAGATTCGCTTGACCGTGAAATACAACAGAATACCTTTAAGCCCCATAATAGTGCTTCGAGATCCCTCATCAGAGTGAGGCGTTCACTTGAGATGCTTAAGATAATATTCGAGCAAACTATGGCCTCAAG CGAAAAATCAATCATGGATCCGGTTAAAACAGCATATAACCAAGTTTTGTACCCCTACCACGGATGGGCTCTCAGAAAGACTTTTGTGGGTGCACTGCACACCCTTCCTACAaagtcactgttcttcaaaagGGTAAAATTAGATG AAGCATCGGCTTTTGTTCAGATGCAAAGGACAGTTACTGCATTAGCTCCTCTGATACACTACATCGACAACTTATTCCATTCAAGGGAGTCAACTCAAGAGCTGCTACGCTTGATTTGA